A genome region from Bufo gargarizans isolate SCDJY-AF-19 chromosome 2, ASM1485885v1, whole genome shotgun sequence includes the following:
- the PIGBOS1 gene encoding protein PIGBOS1 has product MMHRLPFGQLFLAVLLGFAGGVYIYKPLLQQYMHEKRAVEADITATDTVEKGKE; this is encoded by the coding sequence ATGATGCACAGACTTCCCTTCGGCCAGCTCTTCTTGGCTGTGTTATTAGGATTTGCTGGTGGTGTCTATATCTACAAGCCCCTTTTACAGCAGTACATGCATGAGAAGAGAGCAGTAGAAGCGGACATTACTGCCACAGATACTGTGGAAAAAGGAAAGGAATAA